In Mycoplasma feriruminatoris, the sequence TTGAACTACATATGATTCAAAACCATGCCCATCTAGACTTACTGTATCTAAACCAATATGTAATAAAATTTCAATTCCGTTTTTAGTTTGAATTCCATAAGCATGTTTTGTTGGAAAAGCAGTTACTAATTTACCTGAAACTGGAGCAAAAAAATCATTTGATGTTGGATCAATTGCAAATCCATCACCTAACATTCTTTCTCTAAAAACTTCATCTTCAACTTCATCTAATGTAATGATTTTTCCATCACAAGGAGCTAAAACTTTTAAATTTTTATTAAAAAATCACATATTACACCTCTTTTTACTATTATCTTAATTTTAACATTTAAAACATATTAGTTGTTAATAAGATAACTAACTAGAAAATTAGTCTAAGTTTTGTAAAAATTCTTCAACAAGTTCACTTACTTGTTCATGAGTTTGACATTCTAAAGCTTTAGTAGCTAGATTCTTAGCTTTGTTAAATTCAATTTTACTCATAAGTGATCTAGCTTTTAAAACTGAAGTAGCACTCATTGAAAAAGCATCTAAATCTAAACCTAATAAAATTGGTAAGGCTTTACGATCTCCAGCCATTTCTCCACACATACCAACTCATTTATTATGTTTATGTGCACCATTTATTGTAAGTTGCACTAATCTTAATAAAGATGGGTTTAATGGTTGATATAAATATGAAACATTTTGATTCATTCTATCACTTGCAAATGAGTATTGAATTAAATCATTAGTTCCTATTGAAAAGAAATCTGCATATTGAGCAAATTGATCAGCTAATATAGCAGCTGATGGAATTTCAACCATCATTCCAATTTGCACTTGTTTATCGTATTTAATATTTTCTTTATCAAGTTCTAATTTACATTCTTCAACAAAAGCTTTAGCTTGTTTAAATTCATCAATTGTTGCTATCATTGGAAACATTATTCCTAATTTTCCAAATGCTGAAGCTCTTAGTAAAGCTCTAATTTGATCTTTAAAAATATCTTTTCTATCTAGAGTAAATCTAATTGCTCTATATCCTAAAAATGGATTCATTTCTTCATCAAATTTAAAGTAAGATAATTTTTTATCTCCACCAATATCTAAAGTACGAAACACTACTAGATGTTTAATTTGACTAACAACTTTTTTATAAGCTTCAAATTGTTCTTCTTCAGTTGGGAAATGATCATTATCCATATATAAAAATTCAGTTCTAAATAAACCAATTCCTTCAGCTCCTGAATCTAGAACTGATTGAATATCATTTGTTGATCCAATATTAGCTTCAATTAATTTTTTAACTTTATCTTTTGTTAAGCTTGGTTGATCTTTAAATTTTTTTAATTGTTTTTTTAATTCTAAATATTCTTTTACTTTAGCTTGATAATTTGTAATATCATCTTGATTTAAATCTCATTCAACAATTCCACATGAACCATCTAAAGCAATTAATTCATCATTTTTTACTAATTCAGTAATTTTTTTTAAACCTAAAACAGCTGGAATTTCTAAACTTCTAGCCATAATAGCAGCATGACTAGTTCTTCCACCAACATTAGTTAAAAAACCTTTAACAAATCTTTTATCTAATTGAGCTGTTTGACTTGGAGTTAAATCATCACTAATAATAATTACTTCAGTATCAATTGTTGATAAATCATGAATTTCTAATCCTAAAATATGATGAATAGTTCTTAAACTAACATCTTTAATATCTGCACTTCTTTCTTTAAAGTATGGATCTTCTAATTGACTAAACATTTCAAAATAATTATTAGATACAACAAAAAGTGCATATTCGGCATTTAGTTTTTCAGTTTTAATTAACTCAATAACTTCTTCTTTAATGGCTGGATCATTTGCAATATCTTGATGAGCATCAAAAATAGCTGCTTTTTCTTCACCTAGCTTTTCTAAAGTAATTTTTTGAATCTTTTTTAAATCACATATAGTTTGATCAATTGCTTTTTCTAGTTTAACAATTTCTTGATCAACATCTGAAATTAATTGCTTTTGAATATCAAGTTTGGTTTCTTTTATTATCAGAGCTTTTGCTAAAGAAATACCATCACTTGCTCCTATTCCTTTAATTTGTTTTGACATGCTTGTATCCTTACTATAAAATAAATAACTATATTAATTTTAATCTACTAAGATAAAAAAACAACTTTATAAACAATTTCATTTATAATAATCTAATTTTTATAAAATTCAATTTCTCTTAAAATTGTTGAAGATAAGCTTCTTTTATCAGCATCACTTACAAAATAAACTACTTCAATGTTTGGATCTAAACTTTTAAATCCATCATAATATTTAAGTTCATATTCAAAATCAGCTTGACTTCTTAACCCTCTAATTATAAAACTAGCATTTAATTTTTTTGCAATATTAGTAGTTAATTCATTTTCATTAATAATAATTTCAACATTTTTAAGATCTTTTGTTAGATTTTTAATGTTTTCTACTCTACTATTTAGATCTGGATCAAGTGATTTATTAACGTTTTTTGTAACAACAATATATAGCTTATCAAATAATAAACTAGCTTTTTTTAAAATGTTTAAATGTCCTTTGTGGAATGGATTAAAGCTTCCTGGATAAATTGCTGTTTTCATAATTTCTTTCTAATTAAAAATGTTTTTAAATAACTTAGTAGATTTTGATTTATCACTAAAACCATTAGGATATAGTTTTTGAAGATTTTCTCTAAATGATGATTTTTGATATTTATATTTAGTTTTATCAGTTCCATCAATTAAATTGTAAGCATAAATAACATTATCATTGGCTTTTATATTATCTGATTGTAAAAACGGAGCAATAGTAGCACTTTGTAATAAATCACCAAACTCAACATTTGATTTAACATTATTATAAATACCAATCATTTGACCAAACTCATTATAAGCTAATGAACCCGATGCTCCATAATATAAAGAAGAAAAATTAACATTATATTGATAACCATAAAAAGTAGCAAAAACACGATGTCAGTAGTTATCATGAATATTAAAATTTAACCCCCCCCCGACCTTCTCTTCAATTTCATTTGCAAATGCAAAAGTTTTTTTATTAACCATGGGATTTCTTCATCCAGAAGATAATGTAGAGGAATTTCTTTCTATAGGATTATTTTGCATTCAAAAAGATCAATATTGATTTTTTGGATAACCTGCAATATAGATATCTTTTGCATTATATAAATTTAAATTTTGTTTAGAATCACTTTGATCAAATAATGCTGAAACATAATCTGTAGTTAATAGATAGTTAGAGATTTTTTTATCTTGATTCGGTAAAATCTCTGCTTTATCTATCCTAGCTAAATATGAATCTAGGCCACGAATTGCACTTTCAACTCATTTTTTTAAAGTATAATCAGCCTTATTTAAATCTATATCTACTTCAAAAACTCCAAAATCTACCATTACTGGAATATCTTTTCTATCAAAAAAATCATTTCATGCAATTTTTTCATCTTCACTTAAATTATTTTTCTTTCATTCATAATATTCTGTAGCTTGTTTTAATAATGTAGAACTATGATGCTTAATAGTTTTTTTGTGCATAAAATCAACAGCACCAAACACTAATTTAGAATCCGAAAGTGCATCAGAATATTTGTCATCAGTTCAAAGATCACTTTTAGCATATGTTTCGAATTCTCTACTATTTAAATAATAATTAGTTACTTTATAATCATAATTTGGATTAGATTTATTATGAATGCTATTAAAATCTGTTACGTTATCAGCTTTTCCTATACCAATTCCAACTACTTTATTTCCTGAGGGATCATAATAATTAAATTTTTTATTTTGCTCTTCAGTTAATGAATTACTAAAATCAGCTAAAACATGTAAGTTAGTAGCAATAAATAATTTGTATTTATTTTGATTTTCATATTTATGATAATCTAATAATCAACCTGTTCCTGTTCCATTGCTTAACAAATCTCCGTTTTTTAACTTAACTAAAAACTTAATTGAAAAAGTTCTATCATAAAGTTCTTTATAGATCTCTTCAGCAGAAACTGTTTGAAATTTATTAACATAATCTGGATAACTATGTTGATTAGAAACATATCTTGATTCTAAAATTTTTAAAGTTGAGTTATCTATATCTTTTAAATCTTCAAAATCAAGATTTTTATCTTCAATTTTAAGTCTTTCTTCTTCTAATTTATTAATTAATTCATCAACAATATTTACTAATTCAGATAATTTTAATAAAGCTAAATGTGTTTTTATTTGATTTAAAATATCTAATTTATCTTTTTTATCAAAAGAACTAGTTGATTTTGACTCTAATTGATTTTTAACTTTATTAAATAACTTAATAGTTAATTCTAAATCAGTTTTTTTAATCTTTTTAAAATCAGTTTTATCAATTATTTTATTAACCTTAGATTTTAAATCTTTATCATCTAACTTTAAACTATCTAAAATAAAACTAAGTTGTTTAAAATAACTAACTATTTGATCTAAATTATTTCAATTTAATGAGACTTTAGAAGTATTACTTACACAACTTATAGTTACTAGTGATAAAAATAAAATAATGTTTAAAAAACTTAAATATCTTAATGATTTTTTCATTTATTAACTTTCTTTTTATAATATTAAAAACTTAGCCATTAAGCTAAGTTTTATTTTTCTATTTATTATATATTATTTTATTAGGTTTAAAGTATCTAAACAAATCATTTTTTCTTCATTTGTTCTAATAGCATAAACTGGAACTTGTGATTGTTTAGTTGAAATTAATTGATAATCTGAGTACTTAGTTTGGTTTTGTTGTTCATCAATTTGTAGATTTAATAATTTAACTTTTTTACAAATTAAATCTCTAATTACAAATGCGTTTTCACCAATTCCTGCAGTAAATACAACAGCATCGATATTATCTAAATAATTTGCATACTTAACTATGAAATCAGCAACAATTTGAACATATTTTTCAACAGCAATAATAGCGTTTTTATCACCTTTATTATATTGTTCTAAAACATCTCTCATGTCAGCTGAAATTTGACTTAAACCTAAAAGTCCTGATTGTTTATTTAAAGTTTGAGTAATTGAAAAGATATCTGAATTTGTTTGTTTTGCAATATATTCACAAATTGATACATCAATATCTCCACTTCTAGTTCCCATCATTAAACCAGCTAATGGAGTTAATCCCATTGAAGTATCATAAGATTTACCATCTTTAATACATGAAATACTTGCACCATTTCCTAAATGACAAACAATTAAGTTAAGATTTTCTTTTTTCTTATTTAAAATTTCTTCACATTTATTAACTATATATTCATAACTAATTCCGTGAAATCCATATTTTCTAACACCAAATTCTTCGTATCATTTATAAGGAACAGTGTATAAATAATTTACTTCTGGCATTGTTTGATGAAATGCTGTATCAAAACAAGCAACTAAACTAGCATTTGGCATTAGTTTTTTAACAGCTTTAATAGCAATAATAGCAGCTGGGTTATGAAGTGGAGCTAATTTAACACTATCTTGAATTTTTGCTAAAACTTCATCATCTATAATTGATGAATGTGAAATTTCTCCACCATGAACTACTCTAAACCCAACACCATTAATTTCATCAATATTTGATATAATTTTTAATTCAAGTAATTTGTTTAAAATCAATTGAATAGCATGTTCATGATCTGGAAGTTGATCTTCAAATTTATATTTTTGATCATTGTGTTCAAATTTTAAAAATCCATCAATTCCGATACGTTCTGCTAAACCATCTAATATTGGTTCAATTGTCTTAGAAGTATCAAATAATTTGAATTTAATTGAACTACTTCCTGAATTAATTACTAAAATCATTTAATTTTCTCCTTTAATAAGATAAGTGTAGTGTCATAATAGCTGTGTTTAAAACATCTATAAATGTAGCACCCCTACTTAAGTCATTAACTGGTTGATTTAATCCTAAAACAAAAGGACCAATTGCTTCAAATCCACCCATTCTTTGAGCAATCTTATAACCAATATTTCCGGCATTTATATCTGGAAAAACAAAGATATCTGGAGTTTGTTTAGTTAATAAGCAGTTTTTAAATTTCTTATCTCTAGTTTTTTTGTCAAAGGCTGCATCAAATTGAATTTCACCTTCACAAACATAATCTTTTTCTGTTGATTTTAAAATTTCAACTGCTTGATGAACTCTATCAACATCTTCACCTTTACCACTACCATTTGTTGAATAGCTTAATAATGCTGCTTCAACATTTTTTACATTTAAAGTTTTTGCAAAATCAACTGCCATTTGTGTGATTTCAACTAATTGTTGGCTTGTTGGTTTAATGTTTAAAGCACAATCAGTAAAAATGTAATTTTCATTTCCTTTAGACATAATAAAGATGCTGCTTGCAATATTATATCCAGGTTTTGTACCAATTATTTGTAGTGCTGGTCTAATAGTATCAGCTGTTGTATTGTTTAATCCAGATAACATACAATCAGCTTGATTTAACTTAACTAGCATAGCTCCAACATAATTTGGTAATTGCATTACTTGATGTGCAACTTCAATAGTTGCTTTACCTTTTCTAAGTTTTACAAATTCTTCTTCAAATTCTTTTGTATCAAATTGATCTAAACAAATAGTTTTGATTGATGAATTATTTTTAATTTCACTTGGAACTTGATCTAAAGATTTAAATAATAGAATAGGTGTTCCTAATTTTTCATCAACTAAAGTTTTAGCCACAGATTGAATTATTTCAGATTCACCTTCTGGAAAAACAATAGATTTTTTTTCTGATTTTAAAACTAGTTGATTTTTGATTTCTTCTAATGTATACATATTATTCTTCCTATAAATTAACTAAAAATGAATAGCTTTTCCTGTTTCTAGAGCTTCAGCTGCTTCTCCGATTGCTTCACTCATTGTTGGGTGTGGGTGAATTGTATTAGCAATTTCTGTAATAGTTCCCTCACACTCAATAACAGCAGTAATTTCTGAAATCATTTCAGTAGCTCTATTTCCGATAATATGTGCACCTAAAATAGTTTTGTATTTAGGTTCTACAATAATTTTTACAAATCCAGAAGTATCATCATCAGCTAAAGCTTTACCAATTGCTGAGAACGGGAACTTGAAGGCTTTGTATTCAATATTTTCTTGTTTTAATTGTTGTTCAGTTTTACCAATCATTGAAACTTCTGGATGAGTATAAATACATGATGGAACTTTGTTATAATCCATAACAATATCTTCAGCATGTTCTTTATTAGCTTTTTTAGCAATTCTATTAGCAGCAACAATAGCTCCTTTAACTGCAGTTTGAGCTAGCATAGCTTTACCAATAACATCACCAATTGCATAAACATTTTCTAAATTAGTTTCTTGGTATTCATTAACAACAATACCATTTCTTGGAGTTAATTCTAAACCGATGTTTTCAAATCCAGTTATTGAAGTCTTACGTCCAACTGATTCTAAAACGTATTCTCCTTTAATCATTTGATCTTTACCATCAATTTGATATACTACAGCTCCATCTTTAAATTCTTTAACACTAGCGTTTGTAATAACTTCAATGTTGTATCTGTTTTTTAACTCTTTAGTCATTGCATCAATAATATCTTTATCTAGCATTTCTAGAACAGTTGGTAGTCCTTGTAAAACAGTAACTTTTGTACCAAGACTTGCAAATAAACAGCTAAACTCAATACCAATAACTCCCCCACCAATTACAACTAAAGTTTCAGGAATTTTTGGTACTGATAAAATTCCAGTTGAATCAATAATGATTCCATCTTTTCTTCCTTGATCAAATCCTGGAAGTGGTAAGTGGTTAGGTGTTGATCCTGAAGCAATAACTAAATTATTTACTCTATAGTTTTTATTATTTACTGAAATTGTATTCTTATCTAAAGCAACTGCTTCACCTTTAATTTGAGTTACTTTATTTTTATCTAGTAGATATTTAACTCCACCTGTTAATTTTTTAACAACACCATTTTTTCTTTCTAGTGCTTGAGCTCAGTCAATAACTACATTTTCAGTGTTTTGTAAAACAATACCTAGTTCTTTAGCTTTATGCATTATATCATGATAAACATGAGAAGTTTTTAGTAATGTTTTTGTAGGAATACATCCAACATTTAAACAAACTCCACCATAGTATTGTTTTTCAATAATTAAAGTTTTTAATCCTAATTGAGCAGATTTAATAGCAGTTACATAACCACCAATTCCTGCACCAATTACACATACATCAAATGTATCTTCAATTTGTACATCAACTTTAGCTGGTTGTGGTTGTGGTTTTGGTCTTGGTGCTCTACTTGGTAGAACATCATTTGAAACAGGAGTAGCACCAACTACACTAGCATTTTCTTCTTCAGCTGGTTTTTCTTCTTTTTTACTTGGAGCAGCTACAGAAGGTGCTGGTGCATCAGAACTTCCATCATCAATTTCAATAACAACATCACCAACTTTAATTTCTTGACCAGTAGAGATATTAATTACTGCGATTTTTCCAGATACTGGAGAAGGAATTTCACTATTTACTTTATCGGTTTCAACAAAATATAAAGATTGACCCTCTTTAACAACGTCACCAACTTTAACTAAAACTTCAGCGACTGTTCCTTCTGTTAAACCTTCACCTATATCAGCAAATTTTACTTTAAACATATTTTATCCCTTCATTAATTACATAAACAATAAGACTGGTTTTGATAGATAGTCTTGTACTTTAATTAAAAATCTTCCAGCATCAGCCCCATCAATGATTCTGTGATCACAAGTCATTGATAATGGCATTATAAATCTTTTTTGTAATTCACCATTAATGTATAGTGGAGTTTGAGTCATTGTACCAACTCCTAAAATAGCAGCTTCTGGTGAGTTAATAATAGGAGTAGCATAATCTAATCCTACTGAACCAAAGTTTGAAACAGTAAATGTAGCTTCAGTCATTTCAGCTCTTGATAATTTACCTTCTTTAGCTTTGTTTGCTAATTCATTAATCTTAATTGCAATTTCAAATACACTTAAATGATCAGCACCTTTAATAACAGGAACCATTAATCCATTTGGAGTATCAACTGCAACTCCGATGTTAATGTTGTGCATAAATTGAATTTTGTTGTTTGCAAAATCACCTCTTACGTTAATATTTGGCATATCACGTAATGATTTAGCAACAGCTTTAATGATAAATGCTAAGTAAGTTAATTTAATTCCACTTGCTGCAGCATGATCTTTTAATTCAGTTCTCATCTTGTGAGTTTCAGTAATGTCAGTATTTTTCATACCAGTAAATGCAGCAATTTCAGTATGTGATTTTGTCATTGCTTTTACTGTAGCTTTTCTAATACCGTTCATTGGTACTTCATCTCAAGATAATGGAGCGCTTGGTTCAACAACTTTGATTGTTGGAGTTGGAGTAGGAGCTGGAGCAGGTGTTGGAGCAGGTGCTGGAGCAACAGATGGTGCAACAGCTGGTGCTGGTTGACTAGCAACTTGAGCTGATGAAGAATGATAGTTTTTAATATCAGCAACTAAAATTCTTTCATTTGGTCCTGTTGGAGTTACTAATGATAAATCAATATTTAAATCAGCTGCAACTTTTCTTGCTAAAGGTGTAGCTTTAATAGTACTTGATTTATTAACTGTAGTTGTTTGTTTTCTAACAATTACATCATTTGAAACAGGAGTAGCACCAACTACACTAGCGTTTTCTTCAACTACTTGAACTTTTGGTTCTTCTTTAGCTTCAGATTTTGGTTCACTAGATGAAGCAGAAGCTCCATCTTCAATTTCCATAACTACGTCTCCAACTTTAATTTCTTGTCCAGGTTTAATGTTAATTACTGCAATTTTTCCAGCAACTGGAGCAGGAATTTCACTGTTTACTTTATCAGTTTCAACAAAGTATAAAGATTGACCTTCTTTAACAGTATCTCCAACTTTTACTAAAACTTCAGCGACTGTTCCTTCTGTTAGACCTTCACCTATGTCAGCAAATTTAACTTTGAACATATCTTTTTCCTTTCTAAATATTTATTATTTAAAACTTAAAGTCTAACAATTGTTGCATTTTGACTAGAACTTTTTTAGGGTTTACTTGGAAGTAACCTTCTCCTCTATCATATGGAGTAACAACATCATAACCAGTACATCTTGATAAAGGTGCTTTTAAGTATTCAAAGCATTCTTCATTAACAGTTGCAATAATTTCAGCTGAAACTGAAAATGATTTAACTGCTTCATGTACAACTAAAAGTCTTCCAGTTTTTTTAACTGATTCAATTACCATGTTTTTATCTCATGGTTTAATAGAACGTAAGTCAATTAAATCAATAGTTGCATTTGGATGACTTTCTTTTAATAAGGCAATAGCTTTTTGACAATCAACAGTTTGAGCTCCATAAGTAACAACAGTTAAATCATTACCTTCTTGGATTTTATAACCTTCACCAATTGGAACAATGTAGTGTTCATCTGGAACTTCTTGTTTGAATGCTCTATATAGTTTTGTTGGTTCAACAACAATAACTGGGTCTGGTGAGTCAATTGCAGCTAAAATTAGTCCTTTTGTATCATATGGAGTTGATGGACAAACAATTTGAATTCCTGGAATGTGAGCAAACACAGCTTCTAAAGCTTCACTGTGGTGTTCTAGAGCACGAATACCTCCACCCATTGGTGTTCTAATTACCATTGGAGCAGTGTATTTTCCTCTAGTACGGTTTCTCATTCTTGAAATATTAGTCATAATGTTTTGTAATGATGCTAAACCTAGTCCTTGGAATTGTAATTCTACAACTGGTTTCATACCATTCATAGCCATTCCTAAACCAACTCCAGCAAACATTGCTTCACTAATTGGAGCGTTAAAACAACGATCATTTCCAAATTTAACAGCTAATCCTTGAGTAGCTCTGAAAACTCCACCTTCAGTTCCAACGTCTTCACCAAATACTACAACATTTGGATCACGTTGCATAGCGCAATCTAAAGCATCAGTTACAGCTTTAATATTATTAATAATTGCCATTAGTGGTGTCCTCCTTCTTTAGATTCTGGGTATTTTTCAAAGAATTCTTTAGCTTCTTTATATTGTTCTTCTAAGAAAAGATCCATTTTGTCATATTGGTATTTGAAAATGTCAATTAGATCATAGTTTTTGTTTTGTTCAACTCAAGCAAATTCATCAGCAACAAATTTATCTTGTTGAGCATCTAATTCAGCTTGTTGTTCATCAGATCAAACTTTTTTATCAATTAAATATTGTTTTAATCTGATTAGTGGGTCTAATTTAGCCATTTCTTCAAATTCACCTTTTGGACGGTAAACATCTGGGTTATCTGAAGATGAGTGAGCACCTAATCTATAAGTGTCACATTCAACTAAAACAGGACCATTTCCTTTTCTTGCGTATTCAACAACTTCTTTAAACACACCAATACATGCTAGATAGTCATTTCCATCAACAATAATTGAAGGAATACCTGAAGCAATACCTTTTACAGCAAAGTTAATTGATTTAGTTTGTTCACTTCTAGCTGTTGAAATAGCTCATTTGTTATTTTCAATAACAAAAATACATGGAACTTCATGAAGTTTAGCAAAGTTCATAGCTTCATAAGTTTCACCTTCACTTGATCCACCATCACCAGTAGTAGTTAAAACAACTCCTCCAGTTTTTCTGTATTTATCAGCAAAAGCGATTCCTGTAGCTTGTGTATATTGTGATCCAATAACAATGTTTGGTGGTAAACAGTTAACTCCTTCAGGAGATTTAGCACCTGCTTCATTTCCAATTCAATATAGCATAATGTTTCTTACTAATTGACCCATTGCTAATCAACCAGCATTATTTCTATATCCACTAACGAAATGATCAGTTTTTTTATTTAACGCATTAACATATG encodes:
- a CDS encoding PTS sugar transporter subunit IIA → MWFFNKNLKVLAPCDGKIITLDEVEDEVFRERMLGDGFAIDPTSNDFFAPVSGKLVTAFPTKHAYGIQTKNGIEILLHIGLDTVSLDGHGFESYVVQDQEVNAGDKLVTVDLKAVSKKVPSIKSPVIFTNNGGKTLEIVKMGEVKKGDVVAILK
- a CDS encoding MIP family Ig-specific serine endopeptidase encodes the protein MKKSLRYLSFLNIILFLSLVTISCVSNTSKVSLNWNNLDQIVSYFKQLSFILDSLKLDDKDLKSKVNKIIDKTDFKKIKKTDLELTIKLFNKVKNQLESKSTSSFDKKDKLDILNQIKTHLALLKLSELVNIVDELINKLEEERLKIEDKNLDFEDLKDIDNSTLKILESRYVSNQHSYPDYVNKFQTVSAEEIYKELYDRTFSIKFLVKLKNGDLLSNGTGTGWLLDYHKYENQNKYKLFIATNLHVLADFSNSLTEEQNKKFNYYDPSGNKVVGIGIGKADNVTDFNSIHNKSNPNYDYKVTNYYLNSREFETYAKSDLWTDDKYSDALSDSKLVFGAVDFMHKKTIKHHSSTLLKQATEYYEWKKNNLSEDEKIAWNDFFDRKDIPVMVDFGVFEVDIDLNKADYTLKKWVESAIRGLDSYLARIDKAEILPNQDKKISNYLLTTDYVSALFDQSDSKQNLNLYNAKDIYIAGYPKNQYWSFWMQNNPIERNSSTLSSGWRNPMVNKKTFAFANEIEEKVGGGLNFNIHDNYWHRVFATFYGYQYNVNFSSLYYGASGSLAYNEFGQMIGIYNNVKSNVEFGDLLQSATIAPFLQSDNIKANDNVIYAYNLIDGTDKTKYKYQKSSFRENLQKLYPNGFSDKSKSTKLFKNIFN
- the lpdA gene encoding dihydrolipoyl dehydrogenase, whose product is MFKVKFADIGEGLTEGTVAEVLVKVGDVVKEGQSLYFVETDKVNSEIPSPVSGKIAVINISTGQEIKVGDVVIEIDDGSSDAPAPSVAAPSKKEEKPAEEENASVVGATPVSNDVLPSRAPRPKPQPQPAKVDVQIEDTFDVCVIGAGIGGYVTAIKSAQLGLKTLIIEKQYYGGVCLNVGCIPTKTLLKTSHVYHDIMHKAKELGIVLQNTENVVIDWAQALERKNGVVKKLTGGVKYLLDKNKVTQIKGEAVALDKNTISVNNKNYRVNNLVIASGSTPNHLPLPGFDQGRKDGIIIDSTGILSVPKIPETLVVIGGGVIGIEFSCLFASLGTKVTVLQGLPTVLEMLDKDIIDAMTKELKNRYNIEVITNASVKEFKDGAVVYQIDGKDQMIKGEYVLESVGRKTSITGFENIGLELTPRNGIVVNEYQETNLENVYAIGDVIGKAMLAQTAVKGAIVAANRIAKKANKEHAEDIVMDYNKVPSCIYTHPEVSMIGKTEQQLKQENIEYKAFKFPFSAIGKALADDDTSGFVKIIVEPKYKTILGAHIIGNRATEMISEITAVIECEGTITEIANTIHPHPTMSEAIGEAAEALETGKAIHF
- a CDS encoding dihydrolipoamide acetyltransferase family protein, with the translated sequence MFKVKFADIGEGLTEGTVAEVLVKVGDTVKEGQSLYFVETDKVNSEIPAPVAGKIAVINIKPGQEIKVGDVVMEIEDGASASSSEPKSEAKEEPKVQVVEENASVVGATPVSNDVIVRKQTTTVNKSSTIKATPLARKVAADLNIDLSLVTPTGPNERILVADIKNYHSSSAQVASQPAPAVAPSVAPAPAPTPAPAPTPTPTIKVVEPSAPLSWDEVPMNGIRKATVKAMTKSHTEIAAFTGMKNTDITETHKMRTELKDHAAASGIKLTYLAFIIKAVAKSLRDMPNINVRGDFANNKIQFMHNINIGVAVDTPNGLMVPVIKGADHLSVFEIAIKINELANKAKEGKLSRAEMTEATFTVSNFGSVGLDYATPIINSPEAAILGVGTMTQTPLYINGELQKRFIMPLSMTCDHRIIDGADAGRFLIKVQDYLSKPVLLFM
- a CDS encoding acetate kinase — protein: MILVINSGSSSIKFKLFDTSKTIEPILDGLAERIGIDGFLKFEHNDQKYKFEDQLPDHEHAIQLILNKLLELKIISNIDEINGVGFRVVHGGEISHSSIIDDEVLAKIQDSVKLAPLHNPAAIIAIKAVKKLMPNASLVACFDTAFHQTMPEVNYLYTVPYKWYEEFGVRKYGFHGISYEYIVNKCEEILNKKKENLNLIVCHLGNGASISCIKDGKSYDTSMGLTPLAGLMMGTRSGDIDVSICEYIAKQTNSDIFSITQTLNKQSGLLGLSQISADMRDVLEQYNKGDKNAIIAVEKYVQIVADFIVKYANYLDNIDAVVFTAGIGENAFVIRDLICKKVKLLNLQIDEQQNQTKYSDYQLISTKQSQVPVYAIRTNEEKMICLDTLNLIK
- the coaD gene encoding pantetheine-phosphate adenylyltransferase — encoded protein: MKTAIYPGSFNPFHKGHLNILKKASLLFDKLYIVVTKNVNKSLDPDLNSRVENIKNLTKDLKNVEIIINENELTTNIAKKLNASFIIRGLRSQADFEYELKYYDGFKSLDPNIEVVYFVSDADKRSLSSTILREIEFYKN
- the ptsP gene encoding phosphoenolpyruvate--protein phosphotransferase; the encoded protein is MSKQIKGIGASDGISLAKALIIKETKLDIQKQLISDVDQEIVKLEKAIDQTICDLKKIQKITLEKLGEEKAAIFDAHQDIANDPAIKEEVIELIKTEKLNAEYALFVVSNNYFEMFSQLEDPYFKERSADIKDVSLRTIHHILGLEIHDLSTIDTEVIIISDDLTPSQTAQLDKRFVKGFLTNVGGRTSHAAIMARSLEIPAVLGLKKITELVKNDELIALDGSCGIVEWDLNQDDITNYQAKVKEYLELKKQLKKFKDQPSLTKDKVKKLIEANIGSTNDIQSVLDSGAEGIGLFRTEFLYMDNDHFPTEEEQFEAYKKVVSQIKHLVVFRTLDIGGDKKLSYFKFDEEMNPFLGYRAIRFTLDRKDIFKDQIRALLRASAFGKLGIMFPMIATIDEFKQAKAFVEECKLELDKENIKYDKQVQIGMMVEIPSAAILADQFAQYADFFSIGTNDLIQYSFASDRMNQNVSYLYQPLNPSLLRLVQLTINGAHKHNKWVGMCGEMAGDRKALPILLGLDLDAFSMSATSVLKARSLMSKIEFNKAKNLATKALECQTHEQVSELVEEFLQNLD
- the pta gene encoding phosphate acetyltransferase: MYTLEEIKNQLVLKSEKKSIVFPEGESEIIQSVAKTLVDEKLGTPILLFKSLDQVPSEIKNNSSIKTICLDQFDTKEFEEEFVKLRKGKATIEVAHQVMQLPNYVGAMLVKLNQADCMLSGLNNTTADTIRPALQIIGTKPGYNIASSIFIMSKGNENYIFTDCALNIKPTSQQLVEITQMAVDFAKTLNVKNVEAALLSYSTNGSGKGEDVDRVHQAVEILKSTEKDYVCEGEIQFDAAFDKKTRDKKFKNCLLTKQTPDIFVFPDINAGNIGYKIAQRMGGFEAIGPFVLGLNQPVNDLSRGATFIDVLNTAIMTLHLSY